A genomic stretch from Limanda limanda chromosome 11, fLimLim1.1, whole genome shotgun sequence includes:
- the LOC133014627 gene encoding cholecystokinin-like — protein MNVGICVCVLLAALSSGSLSLPSQSIPQRAEGEALLSDNLPSPSPNHTRQVRSAPAPPSGQLADYNQPQEDTDPRNGLSQLLARLLSRKGSPHQARSSLTSRASGLSPAHRIKDRDYLGWMDFGRRSAEEYEYSS, from the exons ATGAATGTaggtatctgtgtgtgtgtcctcctggcTGCTCTGTCCAGCGGTTCCCTGAGTCTGCCCTCACAGTCCATC CCCCAGAGAGCTGAGGGTGAGGCTCTCCTGTCAGACAACCTGCCCTCCCCTTCACCCAACCACACGCGCCAAGTCCGCTCAGCTCCAGCGCCCCCCTCAGGGCAGCTCGCCGACTACAACCAACCCCAGGAGGACACAGACCCTAGAAACGGCCTGAGCCAGCTACTGGCCAGACTCCTCTCCAGGAAAG GCTCTCCCCACCAGGCCAGATCCTCCCTCACCAGCAGAGCCAGTGGTCTGTCCCCGGCCCACAGGATAAAGGACAGAGATTATCTCGGCTGGATGGACTTTGGGAGACGAAGTGCAGAGGAATACGAATACTCCTCCTAA